The following proteins are co-located in the Telopea speciosissima isolate NSW1024214 ecotype Mountain lineage chromosome 9, Tspe_v1, whole genome shotgun sequence genome:
- the LOC122639052 gene encoding LRR receptor-like serine/threonine-protein kinase EFR, with translation MALQRILVLFNILLFGSSLRLVESLIDGGKIVVGNNETDRRLALLEFKKQIINDPYGTLSSWNNSIHFCNWVGIVCSNLQQQRVISLDLQGKGLGGNISPSIGNLTFLQHLNMGENSIHGRIPQEMGNLISIQLISFENNTLEGELPSSLANCTSLTQIYFNNNNLVRKISGEPFTSLSKLEVITISGNGLTGEIPAFFGNLSSLQDLSLDGNALQGTIPKSLGQLSNLYILAIGRNNLSGMVPLSLYNLSSLQMFNLQQNQLHGSLPRDIGLTLPNLKVLILGQNLFSGTIPNSIANISTLELFYLDQNSFVGPVPNNFENLQNLQTFDIDGNQCGTGEANDLDFVNSLLNCTNLNVLSLQINGFKGPLPNVKANLSTQLSVLYLGRNQIYGTIPSVIENLVNLTGLGIEENFLEGNIPFVIGKLPKLQRLYLL, from the coding sequence ATGGCACTTCAGCGTATTCTAGTACTTTTCAATATTCTCCTCTTTGGTAGTTCATTGAGGTTAGTAGAATCATTAATCGATGGTGGAAAGATTGTAGTAGGGAACAACGAGACCGATCGACGACTTGCTTTGCTGGAGTTCAAGAAGCAAATAATTAATGATCCATATGGAACACTAAGTTCTTGGAACAATTCCATCCATTTCTGCAACTGGGTAGGGATTGTATGTTCCAATCTTCAACAACAACGGGTTATCAGCTTGGATTTACAAGGGAAGGGCTTGGGAGGTAACATATCTCCTTCCATAGGGAATCTCACTTTTCTGCAACATCTCAACATGGGAGAGAATAGCATCCATGGCAGAATCCCCCAAGAGATGGGTAATCTGATTAGCATACAACTCATTAGTTTTGAAAACAACACTCTTGAAGGAGAACTTCCTTCCAGCTTGGCCAACTGCACTAGTCTAACACAAATTTACTTCAACAATAACAATCTTGTCAGGAAGATTTCAGGTGAACCATTTACATCTTTGTCAAAGCTTGAGGTAATAACTATTAGTGGTAATGGTTTGACAGGAGAAATACCAGCTTTTTTTGGGAACCTTTCCTCCCTTCAAGATCTCTCTTTGGACGGAAATGCACTGCAGGGAACCATTCCAAAATCCCTTGGTCAGCTTTCAAACTTATATATTCTAGCAATTGGTAGAAACAACCTATCTGGTATGGTCCCTCTCTCACTATACAATCTTTCATCTCTTCAAATGTTTAATCTCCAACAAAACCAACTGCATGGGAGTCTCCCACGAGACATAGGTCTCACTCTTCCAAATCTCAAAGTACTAATACTTGGACAAAACCTTTTCTCAGGGACCATTCCGAATTCGATTGCCAATATTTCAACACTCGAGCTTTTTTATCTCGATCAAAACAGTTTTGTTGGACCCGTCCCTAATAACTTTGAAAATCTTCAAAACCTTCAAACATTCGATATTGATGGTAATCAATGTGGAACTGGGGAAGCTAATGATTTGGATTTTGTAAATTCTTTGCTCAATTGTACAAATCTAAATGTTTTGTCCCTACAAATTAATGGTTTTAAGGGTCCCCTTCCGAATGTCAAAGCCAATCTCTCAACACAGCTCTCAGTGCTTTATTTGGGAAGGAATCAAATATATGGAACTATTCCTTCTGTGATTGAGAATCTCGTCAACTTAACTGGATTGGGCATTGAGGAGAACTTTCTCGAAGGTAATATTCCATTTGTTATAGGGAAACTTCCGAAGCTTCAAAGATTATACTTGCTTTAA
- the LOC122639054 gene encoding putative receptor-like protein kinase At3g47110 has product MALQFILILLNILLFGSSLRLVESFTDGRKIVVGNNETDRLALLEFKKQIIDDPYGTLSSWNDSIHFCNWVGITCSNLQQQRVISLDLQGKGLGGNISPSIGNLTFLRYLNMGENSFHGTIPQEMGNLISLQIISFENNTLKGEFPTSLANCTSLREIYFNNNNLVGKISSEPFTSLTKLEVITINGNGLTGEIPAFLGNISSIQEISLEGNELQGTIPESLGQLSNLYLLAIGRNNLSGMVPLSLYNLSSLQIFNLRQNQLHGSLPRDIGLNLPNLQVLILGQNLFLGSIPNSISNISTLEVFDLDQNSFVGPVSNNLGNLQNLQAFTIDDNQCGTGAANDLDFVNSLLNCTNLNSLSIQLNGFKASLPNFKANLSTQLSIFLFGRNQIYGTIPAGIENLVNLTGLGMEDNFLEDLHLPTCTTPRSTKQEKSNSFRIVLAIIGALLGFLLISSFLTLYWIRRSKSKPPSTPLTGERFLKLSYKELFKATEGFSSANFIGSGSFGSVYKGIIDQDETIVAVKVLNLQNPRVYKSFIAECKALRNIGHRNLVKILTSCSSLDPKGKDFKALVYEFMPNGSLDDWLHLPVEAHNYSRNLSLLQRLNIAIDVASALDYLHNNCYVAIIHCDLKPSNILLDSDMIAHVSDFGLARLLLEADDNSSQDQTSTIEIKGSIGYAAPEYGMGGRVPVQGDVFSYGILLLEMFTGKRPIDHMFTDDLNLHNFAKATLPVHVMQILDPKNPTHGRTK; this is encoded by the exons ATGGCACTTCAGTTTATTCTAATACTTTTAAATATTCTTCTCTTTGGGAGCTCATTGAGGTTAGTAGAATCATTTACCGATGGTAGAAAGATCGTAGTAGGGAACAATGAGACCGATCGACTTGCTTTGCTGGAGTTCAAGAAGCAAATAATTGATGATCCGTATGGAACACTAAGTTCTTGGAACGATTCCATCCATTTCTGCAACTGGGTAGGGATCACATGTTCCAATCTTCAACAACAACGGGTTATCAGCTTGGATTTACAAGGGAAGGGCTTGGGAGGTAACATATCTCCTTCCATTGGGAATCTCACTTTTCTGCGATATCTCAACATGGGAGAGAATAGCTTCCATGGCACAATCCCCCAAGAGATGGGTAATTTGATTAGCCTACAAATCATTAGTTTTGAAAACAACACTCTTAAAGGAGAATTTCCTACCAGCTTGGCCAACTGCACTAGTCTAAGAGAAATCTACTTCAACAATAATAATCTTGTCGGGAAGATTTCAAGTGAACCATTTACATCTTTGACAAAGTTGGAGGTAATAACTATTAATGGTAATGGTTTAACAGGAGAAATACCGGCTTTTTTGGGAAACATTTCCTCCATTCAAGAAATCTCTTTGGAAGGAAATGAACTCCAGGGAACCATTCCAGAATCCCTTGGTCAGCTTTCAAACTTATATCTTCTAGCAATTGGTAGAAACAACCTATCTGGTATGGTCCCTCTCTCACTATACAATCTTTCATCTCTTCAAATATTTAATCTCCGACAAAACCAACTGCATGGGAGTCTCCCACGAGACATAGGTCTCaatcttccaaatctccaagtACTAATACTTGGACAAAACCTTTTCTTAGGGAGCATTCCGAATTCCATCTCCAATATTTCAACACTCGAAGTTTTTGATCTCGATCAAAACAGTTTTGTTGGACCCGTCTCTAACAACCTAGGAAATCTTCAAAACCTTCAAGCATTCACTATTGATGACAATCAATGTGGAACTGGGGCAGCTAATGATTTGGATTTTGTAAATTCTTTGCTCAATTGTACAAATCTAAATTCTTTGTCCATACAACTTAATGGTTTTAAGGCTTCCCTTCCCAATTTCAAAGCCAATCTCTCAACACAGCTCTCAATATTTCTTTTTGGAAGGAATCAAATATATGGAACCATTCCAGCTGGGATTGAGAATCTCGTCAACTTAACTGGATTGGGCATGGAGGATAACTTTCTCGAAG ATTTACATTTGCCTACATGCACAACCCCTAGATCTACGAAACAAGAAAAGTCCAATTCTTTTAGAATAGTTTTGGCAATAATCGGTGCGcttcttggttttcttttgatATCTTCCTTTCTTACACTCTATTGGATAAGAAGATCAAAAAGTAAACCTCCATCCACACCATTGACTGGTGAACGGTTCTTAAAGCTTTCTTACAAAGAGCTCTTCAAAGCTACCGAAGGATTTTCGTCAGCTAATTTCATAGGTTCCGGTAGTTTTGGCTCTGTATACAAAGGGATTATCGACCAAGATGAAACCATTGTTGCAGTCAAGGTGCTGAACCTTCAAAATCCCAGAGTTTACAAGAGTTTTATTGCTGAATGCAAAGCATTAAGAAACATTGGGCATCGAAATCTTGTCAAGATTTTAACTTCCTGTTCAAGTCTTGATCCAAAAGGCAAAGATTTCAAAGCCCTTGTTTATGAGTTCATGCCCAATGGGAGTCTAGATGATTGGTTGCATCTACCGGTTGAGGCACATAATTATTCAAGGAATTTAAGCCTTCTTCAAAGATTAAACATCGCAATTGATGTGGCTTCTGCATTGGATTACCTTCATAACAACTGTTATGTTGCAATTATTCATTGTGACTTGAAGCCAAGCAATATTCTACTTGATAGTGATATGATTGCACATGTCAGTGACTTTGGTTTGGCGAGGCTACTTTTAGAAGCTGATGACAATTCATCCCAAGATCAAACTAGTACCATTGAGATAAAAGGATCTATTGGCTATGCTGCTCCAG AATATGGCATGGGTGGAAGGGTACCTGTACAAGGGGACGTGTTTAGCTATGGGATCCTTTTATTGGAGATGTTCACGGGAAAAAGGCCAATAGATCATATGTTTACTGATGACTTAAATCTCCATAACTTTGCAAAGGCAACTTTACCTGTACACGTGATGCAAATTTTAGATCCAAAAAATCCTACACATGGAAGAACAAagtga
- the LOC122639053 gene encoding uncharacterized protein LOC122639053 produces MGSYRKAKLVVDAFRGFASRIVTRAPIGEASQGFKRQPHSSIFRTGNARTFGLSGSSLISWRTNLQIGGKQSHHLPFLGGGKRFYYVDRYRVQHFRPRGPNRCFQKPRIVLVVVLVSSAVLITVYFGSLETIPYTKRNHFVLLPKRIEKQIGETQFQQLKAEFKGKILPAIHPERVQLQMPLLHLTDNQLGIFQSPKPSFYVPLWFVFGILGI; encoded by the coding sequence ATGGGTTCTTACAGGAAAGCTAAGCTTGTTGTTGATGCCTTCCGGGGCTTCGCTTCGAGGATCGTAACCCGAGCTCCGATTGGAGAGGCAAGCCAGGGATTCAAGCGCCAGCCTCATTCTTCGATTTTTAGAACTGGGAACGCTAGGACTTTTGGCCTTTCTGGTTCATCCTTGATTTCTTGGAgaacaaatcttcaaattggAGGGAAACAGAGTCATCACCTTCCCTTTCTTGGTGGTGGGAAGAGATTCTACTACGTAGATCGGTATCGAGTTCAGCATTTCAGACCCAGAGGCCCTAACCGATGTTTCCAGAAACCACGGATCGTGCTCGTTGTTGTTCTTGTCAGTTCGGCTGTGTTGATTACTGTTTACTTTGGGAGTTTGGAGACAATTCCTTATACAAAACGGAATCATTTCGTGCTTTTGCCGAAGAGGATTGAGAAGCAGATTGGAGAAACTCAGTTTCAGCAGTTGAAGGCTGAGTTCAAGGGAAAGATCCTTCCTGCTATACACCCTGAGAGAGTTCAGTTGCAAATGCCTCTGCTTCATCTCACTGATAATCAACTGGGTATCTTCCAATCGCCCAAACCCTCTTTCTACGTTCCTCTCtggtttgtatttgggataTTGGGGATTTAA
- the LOC122640014 gene encoding uncharacterized protein LOC122640014, with amino-acid sequence MSFLLSNISPSLLVQSKSKENLIHQTSLTKPTPSTPLLSSSPLTKLETPLIRRAQDKDLPNAQDKQKDDFYVNLGFAVRTLREDLPLIFSKDLNYDIYRDDITFMDPLNTFTGIDNYKLIFWALCFHSRILFREISLEVYRIWQPSENVILIRWNLKGVPRVPWEAKGQFQGTSRYKLDRNGKIYEHKVDNLAFNFPQPLRPAASVLDLVPAIPASPNPTFLWGPTEAYSSAWLEFYRAVRETLCSEGYLLMQDGLVTCS; translated from the exons ATGTCGTTTCTTCTCTCAAACATTTCTCCTTCTCTGCTCGttcaatccaaatccaaagaAAATCTCATTCACCAAACTTCTTTAACAAAGCCCACTCCTTCaactcctctcctctcttcgtCTCCTCTCACCAAACTCGAAACCCCACTCATTCGCCGTGCGCAGGATAAGGACCTCCCTAATGCACAGGATAAACAGAAGGACGATTTCTACGTTAATCTCGGCTTTGCTGTGAGGACTCTTAGAGAAGACTTGCCTTTAATTTTCTCCAAGGACCTCAATTACGACATCTACag agATGATATAACGTTCATGGACCCATTGAACACCTTCACCGGAATCGACAACTACAAATTGATCTTCTGGGCCTTGTGTTTCCATAGCCGAATTCTGTTTCGGGAAATTTCGCTTGAAGTTTATAGGATATGGCAGCCTTCTGAGAACGTTATACTAATCAGATGGAACTTGAAGGGTGTTCCCAGGGTTCCATGGGAGGCAAAGGGGCAATTTCAGGGGACTTCGAGGTATAAATTGGACAGGAATGGGAAAATTTACGAGCACAAAGTCGACAATTTGGCTTTTAATTTCCCACAGCCATTGAGACCAGCTGCATCGGTGTTGGATTTGGTTCCTGCCATCCCGGCTAGCCCCAATCCGACATTCTTATGGGGGCCAACAGAAGCATACTCGTCGGCATGGTTGGAGTTTTATCGGGCGGTGAGGGAGACCTTGTGTAGTGAAGGGTATTTACTTATGCAGGATGGGTTGGTTACATGTTCATAA